The following coding sequences are from one Neurospora crassa OR74A linkage group I, whole genome shotgun sequence window:
- a CDS encoding folC protein, whose protein sequence is MSHRFLYSLRPIHQRQLSSFRFRPNKPNRFSTSSSHSPLSGLTTRAKLFSAKPTTNIHHFIFRPPLRTCHTTPCKMASSQRTYDDALSRLAQLQSNRTIVNLFGSDDSNNDSQSKKPAAKKDLNSLAIPEMLSWLARAGYTPSSLAATGLKCVHVAGTKGKGSVSALVSSIISQYPPPPSFHDDGGGGGAHIIQKPVVVGTYTSPHVLSVRERIQLDNVPVSREKFALYFFEVWDRLSAAARAARDPVQSEAEYDGPGTKPFYFRFLTILAFHIFVREGVKQAVIECGIGGEYDSTNFLSPQCVTASVVTQLGIDHVAMLGNTLEKIAWNKSGIFRKGVKGFTRRLDGETQKGVMEVLRNRAQEKEVERLVEVEDEQVEKWKGVEGAKLEGPFQKFNMALAVAAAREHLTRVGHKFAGAFGEEGWKLDDIPAEFEKGLKEASLKGRCESFRDPKGTEWFVDGAHTEDSLAGVGQWFSGKVKEGDVNVLVFNQQDRDPEVLLRALLAAAQKQSGTTTPVFTYAVLTRNEEKAPVEGEPERDLAVQLQGQKIIQEASAETETSVYNAVEPAMEQVQKIAEQARKDGKTCNVLVTGSFHLLGGVLKTVEYVEY, encoded by the coding sequence ATGTCTCATCGATTTCTATACTCACTTCGACCTATCCACCAGCGACAACTCTCCAGCTTCCGTTTTCGGCCGAACAAACCCAACCGCTTCTCTACTTCATCTTCCCACTCGCCGCTCTCTGGCCTCACCACAAGAGCGAAACTATTTTCAGCCaagccaacaacaaacatCCACCACTTCATCTTCAGACCTCCCCTTCGCACTTGCCATACCACACCCTGCAAAATGGCCTCCTCACAGCGCACCTACGACGACGCCCTATCCCGTCTCGCCCAACTCCAATCCAACCGCACTATCGTCAACCTCTTCGGTAGCGACGACAGCAACAATGACTCCCAAAGCAAGAAGCCTGCCGCCAAAAAGGACCTCAACTCCCTCGCAATCCCCGAAATGCTCTCCTGGCTCGCCCGCGCCGGCTACACGCCCTCATCCCTTGCCGCCACGGGGCTCAAGTGCGTGCACGTAGCGGGAACCAAGGGTAAAGGATCTGTGTCGGCGCTGGTttcttccatcatctcccaatacccccctcctccttcttttcatgacgacggcggtggtggtggtgcccaCATCATCCAAAAACCTGTCGTGGTGGGAACCTACACATCGCCGCACGTCCTCTCGGTCCGCGAACGGATCCAGCTCGACAACGTGCCCGTCTCCCGCGAAAAGTTTGCGCTTTACTTCTTTGAAGTCTGGGACCGGCTGTCGGCCGCCGCCCGAGCGGCTCGGGATCCGGTTCAGTCCGAGGCAGAGTATGACGGGCCCGGCACGAAACCGTTTTACTTTCGGTTCTTGACCATCCTGGCCTTTCACATCTTTGTCCGCGAGGGGGTCAAGCAAGCGgtgattgagtgtgggattGGCGGGGAATACGACTCGACGAACTTCTTGAGCCCGCAGTGCGTGACGGCGAGCGTGGTCACGCAGCTGGGAATTGATCACGTGGCTATGTTGGGAAATACCCTTGAGAAAATTGCGTGGAATAAGAGCGGGATTTTTAGGAAAGGGGTCAAAGGGTTTACGAGGAGGCTGGATGGGGAAACTCAGAAAGGAGTGAtggaggtgttgaggaaTAGAGcgcaggagaaggaagtggagAGGCTGGTAGAAGTGGAGGATGAGCAGgttgagaagtggaagggcgTAGAGGGGGCCAAGTTGGAAGGGCCATTTCAAAAGTTTAACATGGCGTTGGccgtggcggcggcgagggagCACTTGACCAGGGTGGGACACAAATTCGCGGGGGCTTTTGGGGAGGAAGGCTGGAAATTGGATGATATCCCGGCTGAGTTTGAGAAGGGTTTGAAGGAGGCTAGCCTTAAGGGCAGGTGCGAGTCTTTTAGAGACCCCAAGGGCACGGAGTGGTTTGTTGATGGAGCGCATACGGAGGATAGCCTGGCGGGTGTTGGACAGTGGTTTTCTgggaaggtgaaggagggcGATGTCAACGTCTTGGTGTTCAACCAGCAGGATAGGGACCCGGAGGTCTTGTTGAGGGCTCTTCTTGCGGCCGCGCAGAAGCAAAGCGGGACAACGACGCCGGTGTTCACCTACGCGGTGCTCACAAGGAACGAGGAAAAGGCGCCGGTAGAGGGTGAGCCGGAGAGAGATCTCGCGGTGCAGTTGCAGGGGCAGAAGATTATTCAGGAAGCTAGTGCGGAGACCGAGACCTCGGTCTACAACGCAGTAGAGCCGGCCATGGAACAGGTTCAGAAGATCGCTGAGCAGGCGCGCAAGGACGGCAAGACGTGTAATGTCCTTGTAACGGGAAGCTTCCACCTTCTTGGTGGCGTTCTCAAGACAGTTGAGTATGTTGAATATTAA
- the met-6 gene encoding tetrahydrofolylpolyglutamate synthase — MHHVLRPIAFRLALVSPLRSLTITHHHLFFTKRTMASSARTYNDAIDALNSLQTPFAVIEARRKAGIRPDAHSVKEMRAYLARIGYSSQDLDRLNIVHVAGTKGKGGTCAFVDSILTRHQRTHGIPRRIGLFTSPHLIAVRERIRIDSKPISEELFARYFFEVWDRLETSQLAKDEVELGSKPIYARYLTLMSYHVYLSEGVDVAIYETGIGGEYDATNVVDRPVVSGISTLGIDHVFVLGDTVDKIAWHKAGIMKTGSPAFTIEQVPSATQVLKDRAVEKGVDLKILDVDPRLNGVKIRPDAVFQKKNATLAIALAETALKKLDPSFKPGTDSLSPEFVQGLEQVVWRGRCEVKEEDQAVWHLDGAHTVDSLKVAGRWFVEECVKKAKGGPKVLIFNQQGRSEAVDFLDGLCNTVKSADPEGTGFSHVIFCTNVTYATTGYKKDFVNHQYNPKDIENMTQQRVFAERWSTLDPSANVMLIPTIEEAINKARSLVDTTEGEQKVQALITGSLHLVGGALGILEKADAL, encoded by the exons ATGCACCATGTTTTGAGGCCCATAGCTTTTCGACTTGCCCTCGTCTCCCCTCTGAGGTCGCTCACCAtcacccatcatcacctcttCTTCACAAAACGCACCATGGCATCCAGCGCTAGAACATACAAT GACGCAATCGATGCGCTCAACTCCCTCCAGACCCCCTTCGCCGTCATCGAAGCCCGGCGCAAAGCGGGTATCCGTCCCGATGCGCACTCGGTAAAGGAAATGCGTGCCTACCTCGCCCGCATCGGCTACTCCTCCCAAGATCTCGATCGCCTCAACATCGTCCACGTAGCCGgtaccaagggcaagggcggcACCTGTGCCTTTGTCGACTCCATCCTCACGCGTCATCAGCGGACTCACGGTATCCCTAGGCGCATCGGTCTCTTCACCTCCCCCCATCTGATTGCTGTCCGGGAACGCATCCGTATCGACTCCAAGCCCATCTCCGAGGAACTGTTTGCCCGCTACTTCTTCGAGGTCTGGGATCGTCTCGAGACATCTCAGCTGGCTAAGGATGAGGTGGAACTGGGAAGCAAGCCCATTTACGCTCGCTATCTTACCTTGATGAGTTACCACGTCTACCTGTCCGAGGGCGTCGATGTAGCCATTTACGAAACTGGCATCGGGGGTGAATACGATGCCACCAACGTAGTCGACCGTCCCGTGGTCAGCGGTATCAGCACCCTTGGTATCGACCACGTCTTTGTCCTGGGTGATACGGTCGACAAGATTGCGTGGCACAAGGCGGGTATCATGAAGACGGGCAGCCCTGCGTTCACGATTGAGCAGGTTCCCTCCGCAACTCAGGTGCTCAAGGATAGGGCGGTGGAAAAGGGCGTGGATCTCAAGATCCTTGATGTTGATCCCAGGCTCAACGGCGTCAAGATCCGTCCCGATGCAGTCttccagaagaagaacgcAACGCTGGCTATCGCGCTCGCTGAGACTGCCCTCAAAAAGTTGGACCCTTCTTTCAAGCCTGGCACCGACAGTCTATCACCCGAGTTTGTCCAAGGCCTCGAACAGGTTGTCTGGCGTGGCCGATGcgaggtcaaggaggaggatcagGCTGTCTGGCATCTTGATGGCGCACATACCGTTGACAGCCTGAAGGTGGCGGGGAGATGGTTCGTCGAGGAGTGtgtcaagaaggccaagggcgGACCCAAGGTGCTCATCTTCAACCAGCAAGGCCGGTCTGAGGCCGTTGACTTCCTTGATGGGCTTTGCAACACTGTCAAGAGTGCTGATCCGGAGGGAACTGGCTTTAGCCATGTGATTTTTTGCACCAATGTGACATATGCGACGACTGGCTACAAAAAAG ACTTTGTCAACCATCAATATAACCCCAAGGACATTGAAAACATGACACAACAACGAGTCTTCGCGGAGAGGTGGTCGACCCTCGACCCCTCTGCGAATGTCATGCTTATCCCCACTATTGAGGAGGCCATCAACAAGGCCAGGAGCCTGGTAGACACCACGGAAGGCGAACAGAAAGTGCAGGCACTCATCACCGGCAGCCTTCACCTTGTGGGTGGCGCGCTCGGCATTTTGGAAAAAGCAGATGCTCTCTGA